One window from the genome of Sphingomonas lacunae encodes:
- a CDS encoding inositol monophosphatase family protein, which translates to MAAQSGVITVMERAARKAGNKLRRDFGEVEHLQVSRKGPADFVSRADQQAERTLYDELLKARPDWGFLMEEGGSIDGQPGKPRWVIDPLDGTSNFLHGIPHFAISIAVQEPRPDGSWGDIVAGLVYQPVTDESYWAERGRGAWRHDQRLRVSARRDLADALIATGVPFFGHGDMPQWTRIFGAVAPEVAGIRRFGSASLDLAWVAAGRYDGYWESNLKPWDVAAGMLLVKEAGGFVTDFRGGERAMERSEFLAANDALHSKLHKLVASALRNV; encoded by the coding sequence ATGGCCGCTCAATCCGGCGTCATCACTGTCATGGAACGCGCCGCGCGCAAGGCCGGTAACAAGCTGCGCCGCGACTTCGGCGAGGTGGAGCATCTGCAGGTCAGCCGCAAGGGGCCGGCGGATTTCGTCAGTCGGGCCGATCAACAAGCCGAGCGGACGCTGTATGACGAGTTGCTCAAGGCCAGGCCCGACTGGGGCTTCCTGATGGAAGAGGGCGGCTCGATCGATGGGCAGCCGGGCAAGCCGCGCTGGGTTATCGACCCGCTTGATGGCACCAGCAACTTTCTGCACGGCATTCCGCATTTTGCCATCTCGATCGCGGTCCAGGAGCCGCGCCCGGACGGCAGCTGGGGCGATATTGTCGCGGGTCTCGTCTATCAGCCGGTGACTGACGAAAGCTATTGGGCCGAGCGCGGGCGCGGAGCCTGGCGCCACGACCAAAGGCTGCGTGTATCGGCGCGGCGGGACCTCGCCGATGCGCTGATCGCGACCGGCGTTCCCTTTTTCGGTCATGGCGACATGCCGCAATGGACCCGGATCTTCGGAGCGGTCGCGCCCGAAGTGGCTGGCATTCGGCGCTTTGGCTCCGCCAGCCTCGACCTCGCCTGGGTCGCCGCCGGGCGGTACGATGGCTATTGGGAATCCAACCTCAAGCCGTGGGATGTTGCTGCCGGCATGTTGCTGGTCAAGGAAGCCGGAGGCTTTGTCACCGATTTCCGCGGCGGCGAGCGGGCAATGGAGCGCAGCGAGTTTCTGGCTGCCAATGATGCGTTGCATTCCAAGCTGCACAAATTGGTGGCGAGCGCACTACGCAACGTGTGA
- a CDS encoding NADH-quinone oxidoreductase subunit A yields MVDLSQYVPILLFLFVAVGLSSLFVFLPMGVARLTGAHKPDVEKLSEYECGFPAFEDSRGQFDVRFYLVAILFIIFDLEAAFLFPWAVSLEEIGWTGWFTMMIFLGELALGLVYAWKKGALDWE; encoded by the coding sequence GTGGTCGATCTGTCCCAATATGTGCCGATCCTGCTGTTCCTGTTTGTCGCAGTCGGATTGTCGTCGCTGTTCGTGTTTCTTCCGATGGGGGTTGCGCGCCTGACCGGGGCGCACAAGCCCGATGTAGAGAAGCTGAGCGAATATGAGTGCGGCTTTCCTGCATTTGAAGACAGTCGCGGCCAGTTTGACGTGCGGTTCTACCTCGTCGCCATCCTCTTCATCATCTTTGACCTGGAAGCTGCTTTCCTGTTCCCTTGGGCTGTCAGCCTTGAGGAAATCGGCTGGACCGGCTGGTTTACAATGATGATCTTCCTCGGCGAACTCGCGCTGGGCCTCGTCTATGCGTGGAAGAAGGGGGCTCTGGATTGGGAATGA
- a CDS encoding NuoB/complex I 20 kDa subunit family protein, protein MPAAGTGPDPKFFADLSAEVDDKGFLVTSTEDLFNWARTGSLWWMTFGLACCAVEMIHVNMPRYDMERFGVAPRASPRQSDVMIVAGTLCNKMAPALRKVYDQMSEPKYVISMGSCANGGGYYHYSYSVVRGCDRIVPVDIYVPGCPPTAEALLYGVMQLQRKIRRTGTVER, encoded by the coding sequence ATGCCCGCAGCAGGCACAGGGCCGGACCCCAAATTCTTTGCCGACCTTTCGGCTGAGGTGGATGACAAGGGGTTCCTTGTCACTTCGACCGAAGACCTGTTCAACTGGGCGCGCACCGGCTCGCTGTGGTGGATGACCTTCGGCCTCGCATGCTGTGCGGTCGAGATGATCCATGTGAACATGCCGCGGTACGACATGGAACGTTTTGGCGTTGCCCCGCGCGCTTCGCCGCGTCAGTCGGACGTGATGATTGTGGCTGGCACCTTGTGTAACAAGATGGCGCCGGCGCTGCGCAAGGTTTATGACCAGATGTCTGAACCGAAATACGTCATCTCGATGGGCAGTTGCGCCAATGGCGGGGGCTATTACCATTATAGCTACAGCGTGGTTCGCGGTTGTGACCGGATCGTGCCTGTGGACATCTATGTGCCCGGCTGTCCGCCTACCGCCGAAGCGCTGCTCTATGGCGTGATGCAGTTGCAGCGGAAGATCCGCCGTACCGGCACGGTGGAGCGTTGA
- a CDS encoding NADH-quinone oxidoreductase subunit C, protein MASPAPLITGNEGVIDAVKAAIGTAFVDGFDKVGEVSITVVRESVADVLTKLRDDFAYQQLMEIAGVDYPDRAERFDVCYHLLSVTKNHRLRIRVTTDEATPVPTVTAVYPSAGWLEREVFDMYGVVFAGHPDLRRILTDYGFAGHPFRKDFPLTGYVELRYSEAEKRVVYEPVELAQDFRSFDFMSPWEGAHYVLPGDEKAPPPAPAASAPPPPPPAPSKPDAEAPKVRKPRAAKASPEPAAASPAKKPRAPRKPKTEG, encoded by the coding sequence ATGGCGAGTCCGGCACCTCTTATCACGGGCAACGAAGGCGTGATCGACGCGGTCAAGGCGGCGATCGGAACTGCTTTCGTCGATGGTTTCGACAAGGTTGGTGAAGTCAGCATCACGGTCGTGCGCGAGAGCGTGGCGGATGTGCTGACGAAGCTGCGCGATGATTTTGCCTATCAGCAGTTGATGGAAATTGCCGGCGTTGACTATCCTGATCGGGCCGAGCGATTTGATGTCTGCTACCATCTGCTTAGCGTGACCAAAAACCACCGCCTGCGCATCCGCGTTACGACTGATGAGGCAACGCCGGTGCCGACTGTGACGGCTGTTTACCCCTCCGCCGGCTGGCTCGAACGCGAAGTGTTCGACATGTATGGCGTGGTTTTCGCCGGACATCCTGATTTGCGCCGGATCCTGACGGACTATGGCTTTGCCGGACATCCATTCCGCAAAGACTTCCCGCTGACCGGCTATGTCGAGTTGCGCTATTCGGAAGCTGAAAAGCGGGTCGTCTATGAACCGGTTGAACTGGCTCAGGATTTCCGCAGCTTTGACTTCATGAGTCCTTGGGAAGGCGCACATTATGTGCTGCCGGGTGATGAGAAGGCTCCGCCGCCTGCGCCTGCTGCTTCGGCACCTCCTCCGCCACCGCCTGCCCCTTCCAAGCCCGACGCGGAAGCGCCCAAGGTCCGCAAGCCTCGCGCCGCCAAGGCATCACCCGAGCCAGCGGCCGCGTCGCCTGCCAAAAAGCCACGCGCCCCGCGCAAGCCGAAGACGGAGGGCTAA
- a CDS encoding NADH-quinone oxidoreductase subunit D: MAETYEVEIPTGYAELTPDTAQTAGDREITNYTINFGPQHPAAHGVLRMVMELDGEIIERIDPHVGLLHRGTEKLIEYKTYLQALPYFDRLDYCSPLGMEHSYVLAVEKLLDLEVPLRGQYLRVLFAELTRICNHMLNIGSHVMDVGAMTPNLWVFELREDCLNFFERASGARMHSAWFRPGGVHQDVPLKLLTDIGEWCETRLPQLFGDAMSLVIDNRIFKQRNVDIATVSKADALAWGFSGPMIRGSGIAWDLRKSQPYDVYDRMDFEIPVGTRGDCYDRFMVRVEEVYQSARIIKQCLNEMPNGPVASLDRKVVPPKRGEMKMSMEALIHHFKLYTEGFHVPAGEVYVATESPKGEFGVYLVSDGSNKPYRCKIRPTAFSHLQAMDFMSKGHMLADATAILGAMDIVFGECDR, from the coding sequence ATGGCTGAGACCTATGAAGTCGAAATTCCTACCGGTTACGCGGAACTGACGCCCGATACGGCGCAGACGGCAGGTGACCGCGAGATCACCAACTACACGATCAACTTTGGGCCCCAGCACCCTGCGGCGCACGGCGTGCTGCGCATGGTGATGGAGTTGGACGGCGAGATCATCGAGCGGATCGACCCGCACGTCGGCCTGTTGCATCGCGGCACCGAAAAGCTGATCGAATACAAAACCTATCTGCAGGCGCTGCCCTATTTCGACCGGCTCGACTATTGTTCGCCGCTTGGCATGGAGCACAGCTATGTGCTGGCGGTCGAGAAGCTGCTCGACCTCGAAGTGCCGCTGCGCGGGCAATATCTGCGCGTGCTGTTCGCCGAACTGACCCGCATCTGCAACCATATGCTCAACATCGGTTCGCACGTCATGGACGTCGGCGCGATGACGCCCAACCTGTGGGTGTTCGAGCTGCGCGAGGATTGCCTCAACTTCTTTGAACGCGCATCGGGTGCGCGGATGCATTCGGCCTGGTTCCGCCCCGGCGGCGTGCATCAAGATGTGCCGCTGAAGCTGCTGACCGACATTGGCGAATGGTGCGAAACACGCCTCCCGCAGCTGTTTGGCGATGCGATGAGCCTCGTCATCGACAACCGCATCTTCAAACAGCGCAACGTCGACATTGCGACGGTGAGTAAGGCCGATGCGCTGGCATGGGGCTTTTCCGGCCCGATGATCCGGGGTTCCGGTATCGCCTGGGATCTGCGCAAGTCGCAGCCCTATGATGTCTATGACCGTATGGACTTCGAAATTCCGGTCGGCACGCGCGGCGATTGCTATGATCGCTTCATGGTCCGTGTTGAGGAAGTCTATCAGTCGGCGCGCATCATCAAGCAGTGCCTGAACGAGATGCCCAACGGCCCGGTCGCCAGTCTCGATCGCAAGGTGGTGCCTCCGAAGCGTGGCGAAATGAAGATGTCGATGGAAGCGCTGATCCATCACTTCAAGCTCTACACCGAAGGCTTCCACGTTCCTGCCGGCGAAGTCTATGTGGCTACCGAAAGCCCGAAGGGCGAATTTGGCGTCTATCTGGTCAGCGACGGCAGCAACAAGCCGTATCGCTGCAAGATCCGCCCGACCGCATTCAGCCATTTGCAGGCGATGGACTTCATGTCCAAGGGCCACATGCTCGCCGACGCCACCGCCATTCTCGGCGCGATGGACATTGTGTTCGGGGAGTGTGACCGGTGA
- a CDS encoding nuclear transport factor 2 family protein produces MSDAGCRRGSPVADRLAIATQMIAHYNAQDADAYVALMTDDAAEAGYRGAVVRDGKEGVRSGLKAMFAEFPENRAEILTGYALGEFVALHEKVWRTAASEPFEVMSIYSFEGDKVARVEFVR; encoded by the coding sequence ATGTCGGACGCTGGTTGCAGAAGGGGCTCGCCCGTGGCTGATCGTCTCGCCATAGCGACCCAAATGATCGCGCATTATAATGCCCAGGACGCCGACGCCTATGTCGCGCTGATGACCGATGATGCCGCTGAGGCGGGGTATCGGGGGGCTGTTGTGCGCGATGGCAAGGAAGGGGTTCGGTCGGGTCTCAAGGCCATGTTCGCCGAGTTTCCGGAGAACCGCGCCGAAATCCTGACCGGCTATGCACTGGGCGAGTTTGTTGCTCTGCACGAGAAGGTGTGGCGCACGGCGGCTTCGGAGCCGTTTGAAGTGATGTCGATCTATAGTTTTGAGGGTGACAAGGTCGCCCGCGTGGAGTTTGTCCGCTGA
- a CDS encoding complex I 24 kDa subunit family protein yields the protein MADVTLPDEAEVRARWGNFAWTAENATQAEKIIARYPAGRQRSAIMPLLDLAQRQVGAETQTQGWLPVPVIEYVAAQLDMPFIRAMEVATFYTMYNMVPVGRYHVQVCGTTPCMLRGSDDVMQACKNKGLVKGKTTPDGLFTLTEVECMGNCSSAPMVQINDDNYEDLDYDRTIAILEALAEGKQPKAGTQEPGRHTVEPLGGPTTLTAMVDGNHDYRGEW from the coding sequence ATGGCTGACGTAACCCTTCCTGATGAAGCCGAAGTGCGGGCCCGCTGGGGCAATTTCGCCTGGACGGCGGAGAATGCCACGCAGGCGGAAAAGATCATTGCCCGCTATCCCGCAGGGCGCCAGCGTTCGGCGATCATGCCGCTGCTCGACCTTGCCCAGCGGCAGGTAGGGGCGGAGACGCAGACGCAAGGCTGGCTGCCGGTGCCGGTGATCGAATATGTTGCTGCGCAGCTCGACATGCCATTCATCCGCGCGATGGAAGTCGCGACATTCTACACAATGTACAATATGGTTCCGGTCGGCCGCTATCATGTGCAGGTGTGCGGCACGACGCCGTGCATGCTGCGCGGCAGTGATGATGTGATGCAGGCGTGCAAGAACAAGGGTCTGGTGAAGGGCAAGACGACGCCTGATGGCCTGTTCACGCTGACAGAGGTCGAGTGCATGGGCAATTGCTCGTCGGCGCCGATGGTCCAGATCAACGACGACAATTACGAAGACCTGGATTACGACCGCACCATTGCGATCCTTGAGGCACTTGCCGAAGGCAAGCAGCCCAAAGCGGGGACGCAGGAGCCGGGCCGCCATACTGTCGAACCGCTGGGCGGGCCGACGACGCTGACCGCGATGGTTGACGGCAATCATGATTATCGGGGGGAATGGTGA
- the nuoF gene encoding NADH-quinone oxidoreductase subunit NuoF, whose amino-acid sequence MSLADKDRIFTNLYGYQDWGLKAAQKRGDWDKTKDLLARGPDAIIEEIKASGLRGRGGAGFPTGLKWSFMPKNPTPERPSFLVINADESEPGSCKDREIIRHDPHKLIEGALVAGFAMRARAAYIYIRGEYIREAETLFAAVQQAYDAGLLGKNAAKSGYDFDVFVHRGAGAYICGEETAMIESIEGKKGQPRLKPPFPAGAGLYGCPTTVNNVESIAVVPTILRRSAAWFSSFGREGNKGTKLFQISGHVEKPCVVEEEMSIPFSELIEKHCGGIRGGKDNLLAVIPGGSSVPLVPADQIWDAPMDFDGLKAVGSGLGTAAVIVMDKSTDIVRAISRLSYFYKHESCGQCTPCREGTGWMWRVMERLRTGDADISEIDTLYQVTKQVEGHTICALGDAAAWPIQGLLKHFRPEIERRIVERRGGMIEAAE is encoded by the coding sequence ATGTCTCTCGCCGACAAGGACCGCATTTTCACCAACCTCTATGGCTATCAGGACTGGGGCCTGAAGGCGGCGCAAAAGCGTGGGGACTGGGACAAGACCAAGGACCTGCTGGCACGTGGCCCCGATGCGATCATCGAGGAGATCAAGGCTTCAGGCCTGCGCGGGCGTGGTGGGGCAGGGTTCCCGACCGGGCTCAAGTGGAGCTTCATGCCGAAGAACCCGACGCCTGAGCGCCCAAGCTTCCTCGTCATCAACGCCGATGAATCCGAGCCTGGCAGCTGCAAGGACCGCGAAATCATCCGCCATGATCCGCACAAGCTGATCGAGGGTGCGCTGGTTGCCGGGTTCGCGATGCGCGCGCGGGCGGCCTATATTTACATCCGCGGTGAATATATCCGCGAGGCCGAGACGCTGTTTGCCGCCGTGCAACAGGCCTATGATGCCGGACTGCTCGGCAAGAATGCTGCCAAGTCGGGCTATGACTTCGACGTGTTCGTCCACCGTGGCGCCGGTGCCTATATCTGCGGTGAAGAGACCGCGATGATCGAGAGCATCGAGGGCAAGAAGGGCCAGCCGCGCCTCAAGCCGCCGTTCCCGGCTGGTGCGGGGCTCTATGGTTGCCCGACGACGGTCAACAATGTCGAGAGTATCGCGGTTGTGCCGACGATATTGCGGCGCAGCGCGGCGTGGTTCTCCAGCTTTGGCCGCGAAGGGAACAAGGGCACCAAGCTGTTCCAGATCAGCGGCCATGTCGAAAAGCCGTGCGTGGTCGAAGAAGAAATGTCGATTCCGTTCAGCGAACTGATCGAGAAGCATTGTGGCGGCATTCGCGGCGGCAAGGACAATCTGTTGGCGGTCATCCCTGGTGGATCGTCGGTGCCGCTGGTGCCGGCCGACCAAATCTGGGACGCGCCGATGGACTTTGACGGGCTCAAGGCGGTGGGCTCGGGTCTCGGCACAGCAGCCGTCATCGTCATGGACAAGTCGACCGACATCGTCCGCGCGATCAGCCGCCTGTCCTACTTCTACAAGCATGAAAGCTGTGGCCAATGCACGCCGTGCCGCGAAGGCACTGGCTGGATGTGGCGGGTGATGGAACGTCTGCGCACCGGCGACGCGGACATCAGTGAAATTGACACCCTCTATCAGGTGACCAAACAGGTCGAAGGCCACACCATCTGTGCTCTGGGTGACGCAGCGGCTTGGCCGATCCAGGGCTTGCTCAAGCACTTCCGTCCCGAAATCGAGCGCCGCATTGTCGAACGCAGGGGCGGCATGATAGAGGCGGCGGAGTGA
- the nuoG gene encoding NADH-quinone oxidoreductase subunit NuoG encodes MPKVTVDGIEVEVPAGATVLQACEAAGKEIPRFCYHERLSIAGNCRMCLVEVSPGPPKPQASCALPAADNQVIRTDTPMVRHAREGVMEFLLINHPLDCPICDQGGECDLQDQSVAYGKGHSRYDENKRAVTEKYMGPIVKTVMTRCIHCTRCVRFSEEVAGVESIGALYRGENMQITSYLEQAVNSELSGNVVDLCPVGALTAKPYAFEARPWELTKTPGVDVMDAVGTNIRIDARGRQVLRVLPRINDDVNEEWAHDKTRHHIDGLMNRRLDQPWVRKDGKLVAASWGEAFEAIKATNPDGSVAAIAGDLVDCETMFAAKALVKALGSDLLEGRQTGLSYDVSSLSAVNFNTTISRAEEADVILLIGTNLRWEAPLINTRIRKAVWRKGAKVFAIGPQVDLTYKTEWLGDDAALIAKLPKAVTEAFAKADRPMVIMGGGALGVPGAHGAALALVETLGLVKDGWNGFNAVHMAASRMGGLMLGYAQQGGIADVVAAAPRVTFFLGADEVDFTKFDKSLKVFVGHHGDKGAHAADIILPAAAWPEKPGTFVNTEGRVQMAERATFPPGDAREDWTIFRALADVLGVSVGFDSYDQLRAAMVAAVPALGVEGVIADYGWSVPSLAAKPTGPIPSPIKDFYLTNAIARASETMQRCSAELLHGESFAEAAE; translated from the coding sequence GTGCCTAAAGTCACAGTCGACGGCATTGAAGTGGAAGTCCCCGCCGGAGCAACCGTGCTCCAGGCGTGCGAGGCCGCGGGCAAGGAAATCCCGCGCTTCTGCTATCATGAGCGTCTGTCCATTGCTGGCAATTGCCGCATGTGCCTTGTCGAAGTGTCGCCGGGGCCGCCCAAGCCGCAGGCCAGTTGCGCGCTGCCGGCCGCCGATAATCAGGTGATCCGCACCGATACGCCGATGGTTCGCCATGCACGCGAAGGCGTGATGGAATTTCTGCTTATAAACCATCCGCTCGATTGCCCGATCTGTGACCAAGGCGGCGAATGCGACCTGCAGGATCAGTCGGTGGCCTATGGCAAGGGCCACAGCCGCTATGATGAGAACAAGCGGGCGGTGACCGAAAAATATATGGGCCCCATCGTCAAAACGGTGATGACGCGTTGCATCCACTGTACCCGCTGTGTTCGCTTCTCAGAGGAAGTCGCCGGGGTGGAGAGCATCGGCGCGCTCTATCGCGGTGAGAATATGCAGATCACTTCCTATCTTGAGCAGGCGGTGAACAGCGAGCTTTCAGGCAATGTCGTAGATTTGTGCCCGGTCGGCGCGCTGACTGCCAAGCCCTATGCGTTCGAGGCGCGTCCTTGGGAGTTGACCAAGACGCCGGGCGTTGACGTGATGGATGCCGTTGGCACCAACATCCGTATCGATGCCCGCGGGCGGCAGGTGCTGCGTGTGTTGCCGCGCATCAATGATGACGTGAATGAAGAGTGGGCGCACGACAAGACCCGCCATCATATTGACGGCTTGATGAACCGGCGGCTCGACCAACCGTGGGTCCGCAAGGATGGCAAGCTGGTCGCTGCAAGCTGGGGCGAAGCGTTCGAAGCGATCAAGGCGACCAATCCCGACGGTTCGGTCGCCGCTATTGCCGGCGATCTGGTCGATTGCGAGACGATGTTTGCGGCGAAGGCGCTGGTCAAGGCGCTGGGATCCGATCTGCTCGAAGGGCGTCAGACCGGGCTGTCTTATGATGTCTCTTCGCTGTCGGCGGTGAATTTCAACACGACCATTTCCCGGGCCGAAGAGGCCGATGTCATCCTGCTAATCGGCACCAACCTGCGCTGGGAAGCGCCGCTGATCAACACCCGCATCCGCAAGGCGGTTTGGCGCAAGGGCGCGAAGGTGTTCGCCATCGGGCCGCAGGTTGACCTTACCTACAAGACCGAATGGTTGGGCGACGATGCGGCGCTGATCGCCAAGCTGCCCAAGGCAGTGACAGAGGCCTTCGCCAAGGCTGATAGGCCGATGGTGATCATGGGTGGCGGCGCGCTGGGTGTGCCGGGCGCGCATGGTGCCGCGCTGGCGCTGGTGGAGACGCTGGGCCTCGTCAAGGATGGCTGGAACGGGTTCAACGCGGTGCATATGGCGGCCAGCCGCATGGGCGGTCTGATGCTGGGCTATGCGCAACAGGGCGGCATTGCCGATGTTGTGGCTGCTGCCCCGCGCGTGACCTTCTTCCTCGGCGCGGACGAGGTCGATTTCACCAAGTTTGACAAGAGCCTGAAGGTATTTGTCGGCCATCACGGCGACAAGGGCGCCCATGCCGCCGACATCATCCTGCCGGCCGCGGCTTGGCCGGAAAAGCCGGGAACCTTCGTCAACACCGAGGGCAGGGTGCAGATGGCCGAGCGCGCCACATTCCCTCCGGGTGATGCCCGCGAAGACTGGACGATCTTCCGCGCCCTTGCCGATGTACTGGGCGTGAGCGTCGGTTTTGACAGCTATGACCAGTTGCGAGCGGCGATGGTTGCTGCGGTGCCCGCATTGGGCGTCGAGGGTGTGATAGCCGACTATGGCTGGTCGGTGCCGTCGCTCGCCGCCAAGCCGACGGGCCCGATCCCGTCGCCGATCAAGGACTTTTACCTGACCAATGCCATCGCGCGCGCGAGCGAGACGATGCAGCGTTGCTCGGCAGAACTGCTCCATGGTGAGAGCTTTGCGGAGGCCGCAGAATGA
- the nuoH gene encoding NADH-quinone oxidoreductase subunit NuoH: protein MTDRFISWGMSQDWAFFTASIVGILLIALPLMLAVAMIIYADRKIWAAIALRRGPNVVGPFGLLQSFADGLKVFLQETIIPSSANKALFLIAPIITFTVALMAWAVIPFNSGAVLADINVGLLYILAISSLGVYGVVISGWASNSKYPFFSALRAAAQMISYEVSIGFILISVVLWADSFNLNEIIQAQQGHGFGVVNAFAFNLLLFPMAVMFLISAMAETARAPFDLTEAESELVAGYQTEYSSMSFALFWLGEYANVLLMCALNAILFWGGWLPPIDWAPLYYVPGIIWLFLKIFIFFFIFSWVKATVPRYRYDQLMRLGWKVFLPISLFWVFLVSGYLMLTRYGVPA from the coding sequence ATGACCGACCGGTTCATCTCATGGGGGATGTCGCAGGATTGGGCGTTCTTCACGGCCTCGATCGTGGGCATTCTACTGATCGCTCTGCCGCTGATGCTTGCGGTAGCGATGATCATCTATGCTGACCGCAAGATCTGGGCTGCCATCGCACTGCGCCGGGGCCCCAATGTGGTCGGCCCCTTCGGGCTTTTGCAGAGTTTTGCCGACGGTTTGAAGGTGTTCCTGCAGGAGACCATCATCCCGTCGAGCGCCAACAAGGCGCTGTTCCTTATCGCGCCTATCATCACCTTCACCGTGGCGCTGATGGCTTGGGCGGTGATACCCTTCAATTCTGGTGCGGTGCTGGCGGACATCAATGTCGGCCTGCTCTACATACTGGCGATCAGCTCGCTCGGCGTTTACGGTGTGGTGATTTCGGGCTGGGCGTCCAACTCGAAATATCCCTTCTTCTCGGCGCTGCGTGCCGCCGCTCAGATGATCAGCTATGAAGTGTCGATCGGTTTCATCCTGATCAGTGTGGTCCTGTGGGCCGACAGCTTCAATCTGAACGAGATCATTCAGGCGCAGCAAGGACATGGGTTTGGCGTGGTGAATGCCTTTGCCTTCAACCTGCTGTTGTTCCCGATGGCAGTGATGTTCCTGATTTCGGCCATGGCCGAAACTGCCCGCGCGCCGTTCGACCTGACCGAGGCAGAATCGGAACTGGTGGCGGGTTATCAGACCGAATATTCGTCAATGAGTTTCGCACTGTTCTGGCTTGGCGAATATGCCAACGTGTTGTTGATGTGCGCGCTCAACGCCATCCTGTTCTGGGGTGGCTGGTTGCCGCCGATTGACTGGGCGCCGCTCTATTATGTGCCCGGCATCATCTGGCTGTTCCTCAAGATCTTCATCTTCTTCTTCATCTTCAGTTGGGTGAAGGCAACCGTCCCGCGCTATCGCTATGACCAGTTGATGCGCTTGGGCTGGAAAGTCTTCTTGCCGATCAGCCTGTTCTGGGTATTCCTGGTCTCGGGCTATCTGATGCTGACCCGCTATGGAGTGCCGGCATGA
- the nuoI gene encoding NADH-quinone oxidoreductase subunit NuoI — protein MSVAQIIKSFTLWEFVKAHALTLKYFFKPKATINYPFEKNPLSPRFRGEHALRRYPSGEERCIACKLCEAVCPAQAITIEAEPRDDGSRRTTRYDIDMTKCIYCGFCQEACPVDAIVEGPNFEFATETREELLYDKDKLLANGDKWERAIAANLAADAPYR, from the coding sequence ATGAGCGTCGCTCAAATCATCAAGTCCTTCACGCTGTGGGAGTTCGTCAAGGCGCATGCGCTGACCTTGAAGTATTTCTTCAAGCCCAAGGCGACGATCAACTATCCGTTCGAGAAGAACCCGCTGTCCCCGCGTTTCCGCGGTGAGCATGCGCTGCGTCGCTATCCGAGCGGCGAGGAACGCTGCATCGCGTGCAAGCTGTGCGAGGCAGTGTGCCCGGCGCAGGCGATCACTATCGAGGCCGAACCGCGTGATGACGGCAGCCGCCGTACGACGCGCTATGACATCGACATGACCAAGTGCATCTATTGTGGTTTCTGTCAGGAAGCATGCCCGGTGGACGCCATTGTCGAAGGTCCGAACTTCGAATTTGCGACCGAAACGCGCGAAGAACTTCTCTATGACAAAGACAAGCTCCTCGCCAATGGTGACAAGTGGGAGCGTGCCATCGCCGCGAACCTTGCCGCAGATGCGCCGTATCGCTAG
- a CDS encoding NADH-quinone oxidoreductase subunit J: MIQTIAFYMFASILIASAVLTIFSRNPVHSVLWLILGFFNAAGLMLILGAEFIAMLLVIVYVGAVAVLFLFVVMMLDIDFAELRAGFAKYLPVGVLLAIVMVCELVFAIGAWQAGSVQLAQRVAPVAPDVSNIQAVGELLYTRYIFLFEIAGIILLVAMIGAIVLTNRPRGGVRRQNIASQNARRPQDATRLVDQPVGKGVEL, from the coding sequence ATGATCCAGACCATCGCCTTTTACATGTTCGCCAGCATATTGATCGCTTCGGCCGTGCTGACGATCTTTTCGCGCAACCCAGTCCACAGCGTTTTGTGGTTGATCCTGGGCTTTTTCAACGCTGCCGGTCTGATGCTGATCCTTGGCGCCGAGTTTATCGCCATGTTGCTGGTCATCGTCTATGTCGGGGCGGTCGCGGTGCTGTTCCTGTTTGTCGTGATGATGCTCGACATCGATTTTGCCGAACTGCGCGCGGGCTTTGCCAAATATCTGCCGGTCGGCGTGTTGCTGGCGATCGTCATGGTCTGCGAACTGGTCTTCGCGATCGGCGCCTGGCAGGCGGGCAGCGTCCAACTGGCGCAACGTGTCGCGCCGGTCGCCCCCGATGTGAGCAATATCCAAGCCGTCGGCGAACTGCTCTACACACGCTATATTTTCCTGTTTGAAATTGCCGGCATCATCCTGCTGGTGGCGATGATCGGTGCCATTGTGTTGACCAATCGGCCTCGTGGTGGTGTTCGGCGGCAGAATATTGCCAGCCAAAATGCGCGCCGTCCGCAGGATGCAACCCGTCTGGTGGACCAGCCGGTGGGCAAGGGGGTTGAATTGTGA